In one window of Zhihengliuella sp. ISTPL4 DNA:
- a CDS encoding ABC transporter ATP-binding protein — protein MKLELRGITKRFGSLVANDHIDLVVEPGQIHALLGENGAGKSTLMNVLYGLYQADEGEILLDDVVQHFRGPGDAMAAGIGMVHQHFMLVPVFTVAENVMLGHEQTKGLGTLDIAKAREHVRAVAARFGFDIDPDAIVGDLPVGVQQRVEIIKALSRDAKVLVFDEPTAVLTPQETDELMAIMRQLRDEGTAIVFITHKLREVREVADRITIVRLGRVVGEASPTATNAELASLMVGRAVELTVHKEAPRVGEGGLEVRNLRVLTSTGAIVVDDVDFTVRPGEVLAIAGVQGNGQTELVEAIVGLAARIEGNIILDGTELVGKSVRGILDAGVGFVPEDRTEDGLVAGFSVAENLILDRSDDPAFSRAGTLRRGALEDFAKERIAEYDIRTQGPYTPAGTLSGGNQQKVVIAREMSRELRLFVAAQPTRGVDVGSIEFIHKRIIETRDAGIPVIVVSTELDEVAALADRIAVMYRGTIVGIVPGDTPRETLGLMMAGAADTEVTA, from the coding sequence ATGAAGCTCGAACTTCGCGGCATCACCAAGCGATTCGGCAGCCTCGTGGCGAACGACCACATCGATCTCGTGGTCGAACCCGGTCAGATCCACGCTCTCCTCGGCGAGAACGGCGCAGGCAAGTCGACGCTGATGAACGTCCTCTACGGTCTCTACCAGGCCGACGAGGGCGAGATCCTCCTCGACGACGTCGTGCAGCACTTCCGCGGCCCCGGCGATGCCATGGCGGCCGGCATCGGCATGGTGCACCAGCACTTCATGCTCGTGCCGGTGTTCACGGTGGCCGAGAACGTCATGCTCGGTCACGAGCAGACCAAGGGGCTCGGCACGCTCGACATCGCGAAGGCGCGGGAGCATGTGCGCGCGGTCGCCGCGCGGTTCGGGTTCGACATCGATCCGGACGCGATCGTCGGCGACCTGCCGGTGGGCGTGCAGCAGCGCGTCGAGATCATCAAGGCACTCTCGCGCGACGCGAAGGTCCTCGTCTTCGACGAGCCGACCGCCGTGCTCACGCCGCAGGAGACCGACGAGCTCATGGCCATCATGCGCCAGCTCCGCGACGAGGGCACCGCCATCGTCTTCATCACGCACAAGCTGCGCGAGGTGCGCGAGGTCGCCGACCGCATCACGATCGTCCGGCTCGGCCGCGTCGTGGGGGAGGCCTCGCCGACCGCCACCAACGCCGAGCTCGCCTCGCTCATGGTCGGCCGCGCCGTCGAGCTGACCGTCCACAAGGAGGCACCGCGCGTGGGCGAGGGAGGCCTGGAGGTCCGGAACCTCCGGGTGCTCACCTCGACCGGGGCCATCGTCGTGGACGACGTCGACTTCACGGTCCGCCCCGGCGAGGTGCTCGCCATCGCCGGGGTGCAGGGCAACGGCCAGACCGAGCTCGTGGAGGCCATCGTCGGCCTCGCCGCTCGGATCGAGGGGAACATCATCCTCGACGGCACCGAGCTCGTGGGCAAGAGCGTCCGCGGCATCCTCGACGCCGGCGTCGGATTCGTCCCGGAGGACCGCACCGAAGACGGCCTCGTCGCCGGATTCTCGGTCGCCGAGAACCTCATCCTCGACCGCTCGGACGACCCTGCCTTCAGCCGGGCCGGCACCCTGCGCCGCGGTGCCCTGGAGGACTTCGCCAAGGAGCGCATCGCGGAGTACGACATCCGTACGCAGGGGCCGTACACCCCTGCAGGAACCCTCTCCGGAGGCAACCAGCAGAAGGTCGTGATCGCGCGCGAGATGAGCCGTGAACTGCGGCTCTTCGTGGCGGCCCAGCCGACCCGCGGGGTCGACGTGGGCTCGATCGAGTTCATCCACAAGCGCATCATCGAGACGCGCGACGCGGGCATCCCCGTGATCGTCGTCTCGACCGAGCTCGACGAGGTCGCCGCCCTCGCCGACCGGATCGCGGTCATGTACCGCGGCACCATCGTCGGCATCGTCCCCGGTGACACGCCCCGGGAGACACTCGGACTCATGATGGCCGGAGCGGCCGATACGGAGGTGACCGCGTGA